The DNA segment ATTTTATGGCTATGAAAATGAACTACTTCAAGTATTGATTAATATAATAAAAAATGCTATTGATGTTTTAGTAAAAAAAGATGAAAATAGAATTATATTTATTGAAGCTAAATATAAAAATGATGAAATTACAATAAAAGTAAAAGATAATGCTGGGGGTGTCTCAGCTGATATTCTTGATAAACTCTTTTTATCTTACGTTAAAACTGAAAAAAATGAAGATACAAAAGGTGTTAATCTTTATATGACAAAACAGATTATAAATAGTATCAAAGGGGAAATTTCAGTTTCTAATGTTGAATATGAATATAAAGATCAAAAGTGCAAAGGAGCTGAATTTACCATCAAAATACCTTTTCAATCTTCATTATAAAAAGTTTTACTTTCAGTTTTTTACATTAAAGTAAAACTCACTTCATTTTGTCTTAAATAATAAAAACAAAATTAATATTTCACAATAAATTCTTATTAAATAAAAAAACTTTATTGATTAAGGTCAATGATATAGATTATCAATAATGATATATTTACAAAAAATAAAAGGAGCTAAAATGGAAAAAATTGAAGTTATGCACTCAACAGTAGATTTTTATAAAGAGATTAAAGATAGTTTAACAATATACCAATTTGATACAAGTATGTGTGGTCCTCCAGAACCAATGGTAAATGCGATGATAGGATTACAACTTCTAGACAAAAATTCACAACTAATAATGATAAACCATCAATCTCCAAGTGGTTTATTCCCCAAAATAGAACAAGATTTCAATTTTATAGAAGAGAGAACAAAAGAGGGAAAAGTAAAAATTACATTTACATTAAAAAATAGTTCTCCTAAATCTACAAATTTTTTAGAAAATTCTTGTAACGGGTAGATAGATGAATATTTCTCAACAGTTTGCTCCACCTTTTAAATTAGTTATACCTTACTTTTTATTAGGTGTATTTACTTATTTAATCAGCACATTTTTGTTGTTTAAAATTGATATATCGATTTTACATAGCCTAAATAGCAATATAGTGGCATGGATACATCTATTTTTACTCGGATTTGTTATGATTATAATATTTGGAGCAATGGCACAATTGGTTCCTGTTGTACTCGAAGTTGGTCATTTTGCTGTTGATTTGTATTATACAATTTATCCTTTACTTTTCATTGGGGCTATATTAATGGCAATGGGCTTTGTTTATTATCCTTCTTTGTTACCATTTGGAGGAACTATTGCCTTTGTCTCTTTTTCAATATTTCTATTTGAAACATTTTTAACTATTTTAAAAGTAAAAAAAATAAATTTTGTAATTGTTTCCGTTTTATTAGCAAATATATTTCTATTTTTTGGTCTAATTATTGGAATTATACTTGCTTTAGGTTACAGTGGAACAATTGATATTAATATATACCAGTTTCTAAAAGCCCATATTTACTTAGTATTAGTAGGTTATGTTGGTATAACTATAATGGGAATGAGTCTAATATTATTGCCAATGTTTTGGTTAAGTCATGGTTTTTCTTGGAAATATATCAAAAGTTCTCTGAGTATATTATCTGTAGGAATTTTATTTGTTGTATTATCTTCTTTCTCAAATATAACTTTTTTTGAATATTTAGGATATTTTTTTACTCTTATTGCTCTTTTTTTATATTTTTATCAAGTTTTTATAATCTATAAAACTAGAGTTAGACTAGAAAATGACATATATTTCAAAAGTATTATGTTTTCATTTTTATCCTTATTATTATCACTTATTTTAGGAATAATTTACATTTTTTATCCTATAGAAAATATATTTCTTACTCTCTCTTGGATTCTACTTGGTGGTTTTATTACTTTTATAATAACAGGTCATCTTTATAAAATAATCCCTTTTTTAGTCTGGTATGAGAGATTTTCACCATATGTTGGAAAAAAGAAAATACCAATGTTAGTTGATATAGTTCCTAAAAAAAGTGCAAATATGCAATTTGTTTTTTCAAGTATTGGTGTAATTTTTGTTTCTTTAGGAATATTAAACATAAATGAAACTATTTATAAAAGTGGGTTAAGTTTTTTATCTATTGGTGCAATTTTTTTGTTAAAAGATATTTTATATATGATAAGGTTTAAAGAAGATGTATAGTAAAGATGATATTTTAAAAGCTGTATCAACAGTTATTGATCCAGAAGTAGGTTTCAATCTTGTAGAGATGGGACTTATTTATGATGCTATATGTAATGAAAATATGGAAGTTACAGTTACTATGACACTTAGTACAAAAGCTTGTCCATTACATCAAATGATTGTCCAATGGGTTGAAGAAGCAGTATTAAGAGAGTTACCCAAAGTAAGACTAACAAAAGTTGATCTAGTTTGGGAGCCTGTTTGGAATATAAGTATGGCAACAGAAGAAGTAAAAGCAAGATTAGCAGGTTAAAGTTGAAAAATTTTTTTAAACAATTTAAAAAAGTAAACACCGAACCCCTTGAGCGCTCAAATATAATATGGTCATGGATAGGTTCCTTTATAGGTATTATGAGCATAGCCATATTTCATAGAGGTGTGTTGGGAGATGAAGATTTAAGTTTAGTCATAGGTTCTTTTGGAGCCAGTGCAGTTTTAGTTTATGGGGCTATTCATTCTCCCTTGGCACAACCAAGAAATCTTATAGGAGGACATCTATTATCTGCATTAGTGGGTGTAATATCCTATAAACTTTTTTTTGGAAATCTTCTTTTATGCTCAGCTTTTGCCGTTGCAACTTCTATTTTGGTTATGCAATTAACATTAACACTACATCCACCAGGAGGAGCAACTGCATTAATTGCTGTTTTAGGTAGTGAACATATTCATAATCTTGGTTTTATTTATGTTTTATATCCCGTTTTTACAGGATCTTTAATCTTATTGGTTATTGCATTAATAGTTAATAATATTCCAAAACATAGAGCTTATCCAGATAGAACATTAAAAAGAAAAAAGGAGTAACAACTTTGACATATCTAGTTATAAAACTATTACATATCTTCTCAGTACTAATTTATGGTGGCTTTCTATTTACTGATAATCTTATATTAATGAGAATGCAAAAAACACTCTCAAAAGAAAAATATGAAGAGGTAAGAGCTTACTTTAAAGATTTTACAAAAGTATTAGTTCCTAAAGCTTTAGTTATAGCTGTAGTTAGTGGAATAGTTCTATTTTATTATAGCTTTGGAACCATTGGGGAAAATGGATTTTCAAATTTTCAAATTCTATTATCAATAAAGGCTATCTTAGGTCTATGGTTAGGAGCAAGAGGCGTATTACAAGTGTTTTTTGGAATACAACCTTTTATATTCAAAAGTCATAGACTCCCTTTTATATTAGTTATTTGTATTGTATTTTTATCACAAACTATGTATTACATTTGACAAAAAAATCTGAAATATATTAGAACTTCTTTTTAAAGAAGTTTCTAATATTTTAATCATCCCATAGGATAAAGAATCTCTTTTTGTACCTGTTCAATTCTCTCTAAAAGTTCACTATCAAGATTAAAATCTAAAGCAGCTAAAGATTCATCCAGTTGAGCTAATTTTCTAGCTCCAATAATAGTTGAAGCTACAAAATCAAAATGTTTTGAATATGCAACAGCTAAAGTAACAGGTGAGATTCCATACTCTTTTGCTATTGCAATATATCTGTTTGTTGCTTCAATAGTTTTCTCATTTACAAATCTTTTTGCTTGAGCTTGTACTCTAGGATTTTGATGTTTTGCATAGGCTGTAAATCTACAACCTTCTGGGAAAAATCCACCATTATATTTACCAGATAAAACTCCTCCACCAATTGGAGAGTATGGAAGAAGTGAAATATTTTCTCTTTTACATACATTTGCCAACTCATCATGGAATCTTGGGTTTAAAAGAGAGAAGTTATTTTGAATAGATTCAAATCTTGCTAAATTTTTATGTTTAGATACTTCATTTGCTTTTGTAAGTCCATAGGCACTATCATTTGAAGTTCCTATATATCTCACTTTTCCCTCACGTACCAACTCATCGAAAGCTTTTAAACTCTCTTCAATTGGAACAATAGTATCAGGCCAATGCATTTGATATAAATCAATATAATCAGTATCAAGTCTTTTTAGACTTCCTTCAACTGCTCTTTTAATATGAAAAGAGTCAATTGCAGTCAAACCGTGTCTTGTAGGAGGAACAAACCAACCAGAAGCAGCACCAGCTATTTTTGTTGCCAAAATTATTGATTCTCTAGGTTTGCTTTTTAACCACTCTCCAACAATTTTTTCTGTTGTACCTTCGTAAGAAGCTTTTGGAGGAACAGGATAAATCTCAGCTGTATCAAAAAAATTTATTCCTCTATCATAAGCTTTATCCATAATTTGGAAGGCTTCACTTTTATCAGTACTACTTCCAAAGGTCATAGTTCCCAAACAAATGGGAGTAACTCTTAATCCACTTTTACCTATATAGTTATAATTCATAATTTCACCTTTAAAAAAATGAATTATAACGCTTTATTTTTTAAGAGTAGATAACTACTCCATTATACAAATCTCTTTTTTAAACATATGTACTATAGTCTCTTTTGCAACTAAAAATACTACAAATACGGTAATTGCTGTAAAAAGATAAGCTAAAACTGCATAAATATTTTCATGGCTTAACTCATACATTAAAACTGTTGCAATACTAATAGCAGCCATAGGAAAGGTAAATGCCCACCAAGAGATAAAAAATTTAATTTTAATATAATTTTTATACATTACAAAAACAAGTATTGTAAAAAATAGTGCCAAACTATAAAGCATATGTGCAAAAAAATCAAGCTGTAAAACCAACTTTTCATAAGCAATAAATCCAATTGCAGGTGGAGCTATAAGAATAAAAAGTGTTGGCATAAATTTTGGTGCAAATTGATTGTGAAATATAATTCTATTTAAAATAATTGCAAAAAGAATAATCCAAAAAAACAATCCAACTGAAAAGAAAAAATATAAAATTTCATCAGGAGCAAAACCTTTTCCTGCAATAGGTACAATAATATTTCCTACAATTGGAATAAACCAAGCTGGATTTGAGTGTTGCATTTCAAGATTATTATTAATCCAATATTTAATCGTATAAAATGTAAAGAAGAAGTGTAAAATAGCTCCAACTACAAATATAACATATGAAAAGCTTGGTAATGAGTGTCTAAAAAATATTGACAAAAGAAGCATAGAGATTGAAATTGCTGCAAAAAAATTTACTCTAATTGGATGTGTAAACTCTTTTTTTACCTCTTCTGTATATGTTATAATCTTTTTTAAATAGAAAAAAGAGATAACTAAAAAAAGTGTTAAAGAGATATATCCAAAAATATCAGCAATAATAATTGGGAATAGTAAATCTTCACTCATTTTAAAAAAAACAATAGATAACCCTGTAAATCCCATAACTACTGCAAACATCATAACTGGAAAAAATTGTAGTCTATTAGAAGGAATAGCCGTAATTTGTTCACTTTTCTCCATAATATTAATCCTTTAAGAAATCTTTTTTTATAATGGCTTGAGAGAAGGAGAAGCATGGGTAAAAAACCAATAATAGATTTAAAACCTTTGGATTTGTCATTTCAAGATAGAGATCAGATTATTAAACTGTTAACTTTCAAAAAATCAAATATGACTCTGGACATTGCCATATATGAAAAAGATAAGTTTATAAAAAACAGTACAATAGTATTTGCTCATCTTCCCAAAAATCTTAAATCTGCCATCAAACCATTATAATTGCGAATTATATAAATTTTAACTTAAAATTATATTAAGTATACTTATAATATTTTGATAAGATTAGCTTATAATTATATCAACTGACTCTAAATACTTTAGGTTAAATGGCGAAGAGAAGTACTCTTCATTATTTAAAATAGAGTTCATCATCTTTATAGTTCCCCCATGGGAACAAATAAGTATATTTTTATTTTTTGGAAGTTCTTTAATAAAAGAATAGACTCTTTGCTCAAATTTACTAAAACTCTCTTTACATATAAATTCATGCCAAGCAAGAAAAGAGTCCAAATATTTTTTCTCATAAATATCCATTTTCTCTATTTCATCAAAGCTTTTTAGTTCAAAACTATCTTTAAATTCAACTTCTCTTAATCTACTATCAATACTAAAGTTAAAACCTAATAACTCCAAAGTTTGAGTACATCTTTTTAGATCAGATGAGAACACTAAGTCATAATCTTTTAGTTTTAAATCTTTAACCAAAGATAAGTCTGTCAATTTTAAATCTATCTCTATATTTGTGTGTCCAATATATCTTTTTTGATACTCTTTTGGTAAAGGAGCATGTCTTAGAAGTGTTATTAAAGCCACAAAAAAGATACCACAAAAGCCAAAATAATCTCTAAACTCTCCAAAATAAAACCTAAGGCATCACCATTTAAAAAGCCTAAAGCTT comes from the Halarcobacter ebronensis genome and includes:
- a CDS encoding SLAC1 anion channel family protein — encoded protein: MEKSEQITAIPSNRLQFFPVMMFAVVMGFTGLSIVFFKMSEDLLFPIIIADIFGYISLTLFLVISFFYLKKIITYTEEVKKEFTHPIRVNFFAAISISMLLLSIFFRHSLPSFSYVIFVVGAILHFFFTFYTIKYWINNNLEMQHSNPAWFIPIVGNIIVPIAGKGFAPDEILYFFFSVGLFFWIILFAIILNRIIFHNQFAPKFMPTLFILIAPPAIGFIAYEKLVLQLDFFAHMLYSLALFFTILVFVMYKNYIKIKFFISWWAFTFPMAAISIATVLMYELSHENIYAVLAYLFTAITVFVVFLVAKETIVHMFKKEICIME
- a CDS encoding HPP family protein gives rise to the protein MKNFFKQFKKVNTEPLERSNIIWSWIGSFIGIMSIAIFHRGVLGDEDLSLVIGSFGASAVLVYGAIHSPLAQPRNLIGGHLLSALVGVISYKLFFGNLLLCSAFAVATSILVMQLTLTLHPPGGATALIAVLGSEHIHNLGFIYVLYPVFTGSLILLVIALIVNNIPKHRAYPDRTLKRKKE
- a CDS encoding histidine phosphatase family protein → MALITLLRHAPLPKEYQKRYIGHTNIEIDLKLTDLSLVKDLKLKDYDLVFSSDLKRCTQTLELLGFNFSIDSRLREVEFKDSFELKSFDEIEKMDIYEKKYLDSFLAWHEFICKESFSKFEQRVYSFIKELPKNKNILICSHGGTIKMMNSILNNEEYFSSPFNLKYLESVDIIIS
- a CDS encoding metal-sulfur cluster assembly factor; amino-acid sequence: MYSKDDILKAVSTVIDPEVGFNLVEMGLIYDAICNENMEVTVTMTLSTKACPLHQMIVQWVEEAVLRELPKVRLTKVDLVWEPVWNISMATEEVKARLAG
- a CDS encoding aldo/keto reductase, with translation MNYNYIGKSGLRVTPICLGTMTFGSSTDKSEAFQIMDKAYDRGINFFDTAEIYPVPPKASYEGTTEKIVGEWLKSKPRESIILATKIAGAASGWFVPPTRHGLTAIDSFHIKRAVEGSLKRLDTDYIDLYQMHWPDTIVPIEESLKAFDELVREGKVRYIGTSNDSAYGLTKANEVSKHKNLARFESIQNNFSLLNPRFHDELANVCKRENISLLPYSPIGGGVLSGKYNGGFFPEGCRFTAYAKHQNPRVQAQAKRFVNEKTIEATNRYIAIAKEYGISPVTLAVAYSKHFDFVASTIIGARKLAQLDESLAALDFNLDSELLERIEQVQKEILYPMG
- a CDS encoding malate dehydrogenase translates to MGKKPIIDLKPLDLSFQDRDQIIKLLTFKKSNMTLDIAIYEKDKFIKNSTIVFAHLPKNLKSAIKPL